One segment of Fibrobacter sp. DNA contains the following:
- the ligA gene encoding NAD-dependent DNA ligase LigA has protein sequence MINQKDIDLARYSELKKQLEEASRLYYKEGVSPMSDQDFDFGLKEMEALERKYPELGDGTSLTKSVGSDLVNDFAKVTHAVPMLSISNVYSAEEMQEFVDAAEKGLEEIFGGLNSRASSPEPRTSSQEPRASRWICERKIDGVSLSIVYENGRLKQAVTRGDGAQGDDVTLNALTISDIPEYFDAKKLKVDPSEIPAGTFEVRGEVYMEREAFERLNEQLILEGKKIFQNCRNTVSGSLKLKSVNECKTRPMRFFAYHIPQSSNQTHQQNLELLKKLGFNTNQFWTADTVDEIMKISEKIGADRDNLPFDIDGMVVKLNNLEQQRALGTTSKSPRWAIAYKFKAERAYTPLLSVEFQVGRTGAVTPVANLAPVRLAGTTVKRATLHNFDEVARLDLHFGDTVGVEKGGEIIPKITDVKKELRPVGAEPVRAPEVCPECGTPLTHVDGEVILRCENLHCKAQVQCLFEHFVSREAMNIENLGPSLIASLIATGKIKRIPDLYRLTMEDLESQERMAKKSAKNVFDAIQASKERSLENLLHGLGIRFVGRTSARNIAKHFRTLEAIRTATPEQLQGVTDVGERIGYSVYDFFHTDMYTAEIDELVALGCPQEFKGVVKTLFAGQTAVITGTLPSMDRDEARKLIEENGGKVSGSVSKKTSWVLVGEAAGSKLTKANELGVPVHDEAWLLQQIAESTENAAEPSADAAKTSADAAEMPLQTSLF, from the coding sequence ATGATCAACCAGAAAGACATTGACCTCGCCCGATATTCCGAGCTTAAGAAACAGTTGGAAGAAGCCAGCCGCCTTTACTACAAGGAAGGCGTATCCCCCATGAGCGACCAGGATTTCGACTTTGGCCTCAAGGAGATGGAAGCCCTGGAAAGGAAGTATCCGGAGCTGGGCGATGGAACCTCGCTGACCAAGAGTGTAGGTAGCGACCTGGTCAATGATTTCGCAAAGGTGACCCATGCGGTGCCGATGCTCAGTATTTCCAACGTGTACAGCGCCGAGGAAATGCAGGAGTTCGTGGATGCCGCCGAGAAGGGTCTGGAAGAAATATTCGGTGGTTTGAATTCGCGCGCCTCGAGCCCGGAACCTCGCACCTCGAGCCAGGAACCTCGCGCCTCAAGATGGATTTGCGAGCGCAAGATCGACGGCGTGAGCCTCAGCATCGTGTACGAGAATGGTCGCCTGAAGCAGGCGGTGACCCGCGGCGACGGCGCCCAGGGCGACGACGTCACCTTAAACGCCCTGACGATTTCCGACATTCCCGAATACTTTGACGCAAAGAAGCTGAAGGTCGACCCGTCGGAAATTCCCGCAGGCACTTTCGAGGTCCGCGGCGAAGTCTACATGGAGCGGGAGGCCTTCGAACGCCTTAACGAGCAGTTGATTCTTGAAGGCAAGAAAATTTTCCAGAACTGCCGTAACACGGTTTCCGGTTCCCTCAAGCTGAAGAGCGTAAACGAATGCAAGACACGCCCCATGCGCTTCTTTGCATACCATATTCCCCAAAGTTCCAACCAGACTCATCAGCAGAATTTGGAACTGCTGAAGAAGCTGGGTTTCAACACCAACCAGTTCTGGACCGCCGATACGGTTGATGAAATCATGAAGATTTCCGAGAAGATCGGAGCGGACCGCGACAACCTGCCTTTCGACATCGACGGCATGGTGGTGAAGCTGAACAACTTGGAACAGCAGCGTGCCCTGGGCACCACCAGCAAGAGCCCCCGCTGGGCTATCGCCTACAAGTTCAAGGCGGAGCGCGCCTACACGCCCCTGCTCTCCGTGGAATTCCAGGTGGGCCGCACCGGTGCCGTGACGCCGGTAGCGAACCTTGCACCCGTGCGCCTTGCAGGTACCACGGTAAAGCGCGCCACCCTCCACAACTTCGATGAAGTGGCCCGCCTCGATTTGCATTTCGGCGATACAGTTGGCGTTGAGAAGGGTGGCGAAATCATCCCGAAGATTACCGACGTCAAGAAGGAATTGCGCCCCGTCGGGGCTGAACCTGTACGCGCCCCGGAAGTGTGCCCCGAATGCGGCACTCCCCTCACCCATGTGGATGGCGAAGTCATTTTACGTTGCGAAAATCTCCACTGCAAAGCGCAAGTGCAATGCCTCTTCGAACACTTCGTCAGCCGCGAAGCCATGAACATCGAAAATCTGGGCCCAAGCCTCATCGCAAGCCTCATCGCCACAGGCAAGATCAAGCGTATTCCCGACTTGTACCGCCTTACCATGGAGGACTTGGAAAGCCAGGAGCGTATGGCAAAGAAGAGCGCCAAGAATGTGTTTGACGCCATCCAGGCCAGCAAGGAACGCAGCCTGGAGAATCTGCTCCACGGTTTAGGAATCCGCTTTGTAGGCCGTACCAGCGCCCGCAACATCGCAAAGCATTTCCGTACGCTGGAGGCTATCCGCACAGCCACACCGGAACAGCTGCAGGGCGTTACAGACGTGGGCGAACGCATCGGGTACTCCGTATACGATTTCTTCCATACGGACATGTACACCGCAGAAATCGATGAACTGGTTGCCCTCGGGTGCCCGCAGGAATTCAAGGGCGTCGTAAAGACGCTTTTCGCCGGCCAGACCGCAGTCATCACCGGCACCTTACCGTCCATGGACCGCGACGAAGCCCGCAAGCTCATCGAAGAGAACGGCGGTAAAGTCAGCGGATCTGTGAGCAAGAAGACCAGTTGGGTCCTGGTCGGCGAAGCAGCGGGATCCAAGCTGACCAAGGCAAACGAGTTGGGCGTGCCTGTGCACGACGAAGCCTGGCTGCTGCAGCAAATCGCAGAAAGTACTGAAAACGCGGCGGAACCCTCTGCCGACGCCGCTAAAACCTCAGCCGACGCAGCAGAAATGCCCCTTCAAACGAGTCTTTTTTAG
- a CDS encoding acyltransferase, whose translation MEKNITPDTFLSKDDTKVMKAFAICLMLMHHLWCFPNRLAGEPLINLSTVFGVSSPVFFGFFGKICVSMFFFLGGYGVYKSYFGRKFDLVGKLKGLYFAYWKVFLIFIPIGFIFFSDQGNYCLDPFICTRFSTFSTRELISNFLGFTSTYNREWWFLSSYAFALVTFPFIRGVIDRHTARMNLFLMLIVSLLMVNVFPGLAQNQTIGVLANNRIYLKFFCQIAPYATSFWMGAIVARSGLLDRLHEGLRAHNLLNPAFDILVWVAVIFLRQLELGEVFDIFFIPVLTVVTIDLVNRIKLVRKGCILVGKQSTNMWLTHTFFCYYIGALSAVVTAPRYAILSLPVLIALTFVCSYAINYFWKGVGMGYGKVKELICGKVQ comes from the coding sequence ATGGAAAAGAACATAACGCCGGATACCTTCCTCTCGAAAGATGACACCAAGGTCATGAAGGCCTTTGCCATCTGCCTTATGCTCATGCACCACTTGTGGTGCTTCCCGAACCGCCTGGCAGGGGAACCCCTCATCAACCTCTCCACGGTTTTCGGTGTCTCCTCCCCGGTATTCTTCGGCTTCTTCGGAAAGATCTGCGTTTCCATGTTCTTTTTCCTGGGCGGCTATGGCGTATACAAGAGCTATTTCGGCCGCAAGTTCGACCTTGTGGGCAAGCTGAAGGGCCTCTACTTTGCCTACTGGAAGGTGTTCCTGATCTTTATCCCAATTGGATTCATTTTCTTCTCTGACCAGGGGAACTATTGCCTGGATCCTTTCATTTGCACCAGGTTCTCCACCTTCTCCACCCGTGAGCTTATCTCCAACTTTTTGGGATTCACCTCCACCTACAATAGGGAATGGTGGTTCCTGAGCAGCTATGCCTTTGCCCTGGTGACCTTCCCGTTCATCCGTGGCGTTATCGACAGGCATACCGCCCGCATGAACCTCTTCTTGATGCTCATCGTGAGCCTGCTGATGGTGAACGTTTTCCCGGGCCTGGCCCAGAACCAGACCATCGGCGTGCTGGCCAATAACCGTATCTACCTGAAGTTCTTCTGCCAGATCGCGCCCTACGCCACCAGCTTCTGGATGGGTGCCATTGTTGCAAGGAGCGGCCTGCTGGATCGCCTACACGAAGGCCTCAGGGCTCACAACCTGCTGAACCCGGCCTTTGATATCCTGGTATGGGTGGCTGTGATTTTCCTGAGGCAGCTTGAGCTTGGCGAAGTGTTCGATATCTTCTTTATCCCTGTGCTTACCGTGGTGACCATTGACCTGGTGAACCGAATCAAGCTGGTGCGCAAGGGTTGCATTCTCGTTGGCAAGCAGAGCACAAACATGTGGCTTACCCACACGTTCTTCTGCTATTATATCGGCGCCCTTTCTGCGGTGGTGACCGCTCCCAGGTACGCCATCTTGTCGCTTCCGGTGCTGATCGCCCTTACCTTTGTGTGCTCATATGCCATCAACTACTTCTGGAAAGGAGTGGGCATGGGCTACGGCAAGGTGAAGGAACTTATTTGTGGAAAGGTACAGTAA
- a CDS encoding DUF6261 family protein, whose translation MKMITSITFSLLHNDEFKGLHSEGVNLAKAITDKDVQKAVAEYESSVNALSEFLKASFTDSVEKKAHDLDIERNDIYVASRKVAMAATKIPDASVAEIGEQISKLFDSTPSPIKANQAKSTGIFDSIIQGLKVFDEEKLAACGFKEWAERLETANRQFMEADLARFSKRCQKEIENCKILRAACIKAYNILVGAAFFKAAEGSESCSNFLECMDKIVIAKKVQLKMRQKPKKKEKAENAATTEATETAANNEAANNAAPTTDNDSTVGVENAA comes from the coding sequence ATGAAAATGATTACTTCTATCACCTTCTCCCTCCTCCACAACGACGAATTCAAGGGCCTCCATTCCGAAGGCGTGAATCTCGCCAAGGCAATCACAGACAAGGATGTTCAAAAGGCTGTCGCAGAATACGAAAGTTCCGTGAACGCTCTTTCCGAATTCCTGAAGGCAAGCTTCACCGACTCCGTGGAAAAGAAGGCTCATGATCTTGACATCGAACGAAACGATATTTACGTGGCGAGCCGCAAGGTGGCTATGGCCGCCACCAAGATTCCCGATGCAAGCGTCGCTGAAATCGGCGAACAGATCAGCAAGCTGTTCGATTCCACCCCCTCCCCCATCAAGGCGAACCAGGCGAAATCTACAGGTATCTTCGACAGTATCATCCAGGGGCTCAAGGTATTTGACGAAGAAAAGCTCGCCGCCTGCGGATTCAAGGAATGGGCAGAACGACTCGAAACAGCAAACCGCCAGTTCATGGAAGCCGATCTCGCCAGATTCTCCAAGCGCTGCCAGAAGGAAATCGAGAACTGCAAGATTTTGCGCGCCGCCTGCATCAAGGCATACAACATCTTGGTAGGTGCGGCATTCTTCAAGGCTGCCGAAGGAAGCGAAAGTTGCAGCAACTTCCTCGAATGCATGGACAAGATTGTAATCGCAAAGAAGGTGCAGCTCAAGATGCGCCAGAAACCTAAAAAGAAGGAAAAAGCAGAAAACGCTGCGACTACCGAAGCCACAGAAACTGCGGCGAACAATGAAGCGGCGAACAATGCCGCCCCCACCACGGACAATGATTCCACGGTGGGTGTAGAAAATGCAGCATGA
- a CDS encoding Rpn family recombination-promoting nuclease/putative transposase, which translates to MTKNLDHDKFFKTALGKPERAAQLLRLAAKHNEGLQDFLAAVNLDTLQPMPGEATREGLSGASDLTFRVNLRGSEQMANLHVGVLLEHKSYEDHDVLQQLMKYYFEVILQKAGNIPTVAIIVYNGSDDWNPITDPSYATPYPEYPAYFNKVGYPFICEFIDVGDEIDTVDFANADPQLALALVAMRYAFEPSERERFLAALKAFKALGREGALDFLKEVYVYLRKVIPVKDKELFMDTEEVLRNKGYKSISDADIELGEQRGIEKTKLEDAEAFLRDGDPVDRVARVLKLPLETVQAIADRIAKPA; encoded by the coding sequence ATGACAAAGAATTTGGATCACGATAAATTCTTCAAGACGGCGCTGGGCAAACCCGAACGTGCCGCCCAGCTGCTCCGCCTTGCAGCAAAGCATAACGAGGGACTGCAGGATTTCCTTGCGGCAGTGAATCTTGATACCTTGCAGCCCATGCCCGGCGAGGCAACCCGCGAGGGACTCTCGGGTGCATCCGACCTTACGTTCCGTGTGAACTTGAGGGGCTCCGAACAGATGGCGAATCTTCACGTGGGCGTGCTTCTGGAGCACAAGTCCTACGAGGATCACGATGTTCTGCAGCAACTGATGAAGTATTATTTCGAGGTTATCCTGCAGAAGGCTGGGAACATTCCGACTGTTGCAATCATCGTTTACAACGGCAGTGACGACTGGAACCCGATTACGGACCCCAGCTACGCAACTCCCTACCCAGAATATCCTGCTTACTTTAACAAGGTGGGATACCCGTTCATCTGCGAGTTCATTGACGTGGGCGATGAAATCGATACGGTGGACTTTGCGAATGCGGACCCTCAGCTTGCTTTGGCTCTCGTTGCCATGCGTTACGCATTTGAACCTAGCGAACGCGAACGTTTCCTCGCTGCGCTGAAGGCCTTCAAGGCTTTGGGTCGCGAAGGTGCCCTTGACTTCCTCAAGGAGGTATATGTATATTTGCGCAAGGTAATTCCCGTAAAGGATAAGGAGCTGTTCATGGATACCGAAGAAGTCTTGCGCAATAAGGGCTACAAGTCTATTTCCGACGCCGACATCGAACTCGGTGAACAGAGGGGTATTGAAAAGACCAAACTTGAGGACGCCGAGGCGTTCCTCCGTGACGGAGACCCTGTCGATCGTGTTGCTCGAGTCCTTAAGCTCCCTCTCGAAACGGTGCAGGCCATCGCCGACAGGATTGCGAAACCGGCTTGA
- a CDS encoding Rpn family recombination-promoting nuclease/putative transposase codes for MNKIQFRAMALDLKANPQKLAEYRKQYKYVYPFSDGIFKILMANEAKPERTIKFLNAMLDLSGPNAIRSFTLGVQEQPGILDQKTAIFDIYGTTEGGAPVLIEVQQNFNTLFVDRLVYYTARVISNQVKKSQSYDLPHIYVLSLLCENQFPREKDAYLHHCLILRNRMYPFKKIDVLLVEMNKFFAIDDRTPPEKRETNDRAEMLRMFRDVLEDKTIDEEKAARLLDSDFVKDVNFEGFTDELLLLEVDGMTDLLYEKQGSYLQGKEEGKLEDAEALLRDGDPVDRVARVLKLPLETVQAIADRIAKPA; via the coding sequence ATGAACAAAATTCAGTTTAGGGCCATGGCCCTAGATTTGAAGGCCAATCCGCAGAAACTTGCGGAATACCGTAAGCAGTACAAGTATGTTTATCCGTTTAGTGACGGAATTTTCAAGATTCTTATGGCCAACGAGGCGAAACCTGAACGTACCATCAAGTTTTTGAATGCAATGCTTGATCTTTCCGGTCCAAACGCAATCAGGTCTTTTACCCTGGGAGTCCAGGAGCAGCCCGGAATTCTTGACCAGAAAACCGCAATTTTTGATATCTATGGCACCACGGAGGGTGGGGCCCCCGTTCTCATTGAAGTTCAGCAGAATTTCAATACTTTGTTTGTCGATCGTCTGGTTTATTACACTGCCCGCGTTATCAGTAATCAGGTGAAAAAGTCCCAGAGTTACGATTTGCCGCATATTTACGTGCTTTCGCTGCTGTGCGAAAACCAGTTCCCTCGGGAAAAGGATGCCTATCTGCACCATTGCCTGATCTTGCGGAACCGCATGTATCCTTTCAAGAAGATTGACGTGCTGCTTGTGGAAATGAATAAGTTCTTTGCCATCGATGACCGAACCCCGCCCGAAAAGCGCGAGACTAACGACAGGGCGGAAATGCTGCGCATGTTCCGCGACGTTTTGGAGGATAAGACCATTGACGAAGAAAAAGCAGCAAGGCTCCTTGACAGCGACTTCGTAAAAGATGTAAATTTTGAAGGGTTTACCGATGAACTTTTACTCTTGGAGGTTGATGGAATGACTGATTTGCTTTACGAAAAGCAGGGCTCCTACCTGCAGGGCAAGGAGGAAGGTAAGCTTGAGGATGCCGAGGCGCTCCTCCGTGACGGAGACCCTGTCGATCGTGTTGCTCGAGTCCTTAAGCTCCCTCTCGAAACGGTGCAGGCCATCGCCGACAGGATTGCGAAACCGGCTTGA
- a CDS encoding WYL domain-containing protein, whose amino-acid sequence MAEYTKSERQIQILVHLLNKPKQSFSLTQIMQALSYPEADRRNIQRDINSLLSLPGHLVECQGNGPHKVYKSGIKAMHNLELPNFEDTMQQLVFLKRITYIYPGTAALIEDLIERILQSITMEQKDKLKEVYDAINSKVLFMGTQPDLDETANQKLNIILKAIRTRHEIHTLYNPTWDEEKESDRIPLMIVLFQNEIYVACARHGNPEAVYVIKLNRIKSVEISPKTFVENSVSLNAVRTRVRDLSLLDNGQGAEKVVLTIPKEYRPYIEERPFHPSLKIKEKKSHLQITMNVKVTPQLVQWLLFHTPNYITVVEPAYLKEKLLSLGQELVEKYRHPSR is encoded by the coding sequence ATGGCTGAATACACGAAGAGCGAAAGGCAAATCCAGATTCTTGTCCACCTGCTGAACAAACCAAAGCAGAGCTTTTCACTGACGCAAATTATGCAGGCGCTTTCCTACCCCGAGGCGGACCGAAGGAACATCCAGCGAGACATCAACAGCCTCCTGAGTTTACCCGGGCATCTTGTGGAATGCCAGGGAAACGGTCCCCATAAGGTCTACAAGTCCGGCATCAAGGCCATGCACAACCTTGAACTACCCAACTTCGAAGATACCATGCAGCAGCTGGTTTTCCTGAAGCGCATCACCTACATATACCCCGGTACTGCCGCCCTCATCGAGGATCTTATCGAAAGAATCCTTCAAAGTATAACCATGGAGCAAAAGGACAAGCTGAAGGAAGTCTATGACGCTATCAATTCCAAGGTCCTTTTCATGGGTACGCAGCCCGACCTTGACGAAACGGCCAACCAGAAACTGAATATCATTCTGAAGGCAATCCGTACCCGGCACGAAATACACACACTCTACAACCCGACCTGGGACGAAGAAAAGGAATCCGACAGGATCCCTTTGATGATAGTTCTGTTCCAGAACGAAATCTACGTTGCCTGCGCACGCCATGGGAATCCCGAGGCTGTCTACGTCATAAAACTGAACCGAATCAAGTCCGTAGAAATCAGCCCAAAGACTTTTGTGGAAAATAGCGTCTCCCTGAACGCAGTTCGCACAAGAGTTCGGGACCTGTCTTTGCTAGACAATGGCCAGGGAGCGGAAAAAGTGGTCCTGACCATCCCTAAGGAGTACCGCCCCTACATCGAGGAGCGCCCCTTCCATCCATCCTTGAAGATTAAGGAAAAAAAGAGCCACCTTCAGATTACAATGAACGTGAAGGTGACTCCCCAACTGGTACAGTGGCTGTTGTTCCACACACCGAACTACATCACTGTTGTCGAACCAGCCTACCTCAAGGAGAAACTTCTTTCACTTGGTCAAGAACTGGTGGAGAAATACCGCCATCCCTCCAGATAG